The Osmia lignaria lignaria isolate PbOS001 chromosome 14, iyOsmLign1, whole genome shotgun sequence genome has a window encoding:
- the LOC117605563 gene encoding uncharacterized protein LOC117605563 translates to MNSKILQLDRKKLQDISSKISEVRARRDLYKMKHDQTATQLHDCNDMKLVWQHLMPSTCKDLDPKVLIEVLDTVTSLWTGTSKREVWNTISNNLDRMEVPTLWHHLYQNLTKDVDSLIKSASMKSMDTDKKSINIGIARIYGQHICMISKQLLYNTRAKKHQQNVLELIEKIEVASNNSADISEWLALELEVCKLESEQINLQEEVDKIRKSLYESNIFTIDLSQITSEIQNINLEKMDCIQEIQQSLSLLKAAPTFLMKVKQKINLELEKITTMRINGYDLLELNNDLTTELDMFHEALDLNALRKIILKGDIGVYRHTKSCISEASISVTNSQTSNIRSYFPTVQIPLYSLIDCYKNIILMLTCKRIECLEIEENPSLLPIPILAHKENNYNTVELFKLSESFNTKTKAEIAEFNEILNAWIHQTVQKVMEIIDKTVDDATFSEWIERYDLLLYMLQNST, encoded by the exons ATGAACAGCAAGATTTTACAATTAGACAGAAAG AAGTTGCAAGATATTTCATCCAAAATATCAGAAGTTAGAGCACGAAGagatttgtataaaatgaaacatGATCAAACTGCTACACAACTTCATGATTGCAATGATATGAAATTAGTTTGGCAACATTTAATGCCAAGTACTTGCAAAGATTTAGATCCTAAAGTACTAATAGAAGTtttagatacagtaacaagtctTTGGACTGGAACAAGTAAAAGAGAA gtGTGGAATACAATATCAAATAATCTTGATCGTATGGAAGTGCCCACATTGTGGCACCATTTATATCAGAATTTAACAAAAGATGTAGATTCACTGATTAAATCTGCATCTATGAAATCTATGGATACAgataaaaaaagtataaatattgGTATTGCTAGAATATATGGGCAGCATATTTGCATGATTTCAAAACAATTATTGTACAATACTAGAGCAAAAAAACATCAGCAAAATGTTTTAGAACTTATAGAAAAAATTGag GTAGCTTCAAATAATTCTGCAGATATAAGTGAATGGTTAGCATTAGAATTGGAGGTCTGTAAATTAGAAAGtgaacaaataaatttacaagaaGAAGTTGATAAAATTCGAAAAAGTTTATATGAAAGTAATATATTTACAATTGACTTGTCTCAGATTACTtcagaaatacaaaatattaatttagaaaaa ATGGACTGTATACAAGAAATACAACAGTCGTTAAGTCTTTtgaaagctgcaccaacgtttCTAATGAAagtaaaacagaaaataaatttagaattagaaaaaataacAACAATGCGGATTAATGGTTATGATTTATTAGAGTTAAACAATGATTTAACTACTGAATTAGATATGTTTCATGAAGCCTTAGATCTTAATGCTctaagaaaaattattctaaaaggAGACATTGGCGTCTATAG GCATACAAAAAGTTGTATAAGCGAAGCTTCTATTTCAGTTACCAATTCCCAAACTTCAAATATCAGATCTTATTTTCCAACAGTTCAAATACCACTTTATTCTTTAATAGactgttataaaaatataattttaatgttaaCTTGTAAAAGAATTGAGTGTTTAGAAATTGAGGAAAATCCGTCTCTATTACCAATACCTATATTAGCACACAAAGAAAACAATTACAATACAGTTGAACTATTTAAGTTATCAGAAAGTTTCAATACAAAAACAAAAGCAGAAATCgcggaattcaatgaaatattaaatgctTG GATACATCAAACAGTTCAGAAAGTAATGGAAATTATTGATAAAACGGTAGATGATGCAACTTTCTCAGAATGGATTGAACGTTATGATTTGCTATTATATATGTTGCAAAATTCTACCTAA